The DNA sequence TGGGCTTTGCTCCATTAACCTCACGTGGATCACAGCAGTACCGTGCTCTCACTGTTCCAGAGCTCACCCAGCAAATGTGGGATGCCAAGAACATGATGTGCGCTGCTGACCCACGCCATGGCCGCTACCTCACCGCCTCTGCCATGTTCCGTGGCAAGATGAGCACCAAAGAGGTGGATGAACAAATGATCCATGTGCAAAACAAGAACTCATCCTACTTTGTAGAGTGGATTCCCAACAATGTGAAGTCCACTGTGTGCGACATCCCTCCAACTGGTCTTAAGATGGCGGCAACATTCATAGGAAACTCAACCTCCATCCAGGAGATGTTCCGCCGTGTGAGTGAGCAGTTCACTGCCATGTTTAGGAGGAAGGCCTTTTTGCACTGGTACACCGGAGAAGGAATGGATGAGATGGAGTTCACCGAGGCTGAGAGCAACATGAACGATCTTGTTTCAGAGTACCAACAGTACCAAGACGCCACTGCTGCTGAGGAGGGTGACTATGAGAGGAGGAAGAACCTGAGTATGAACAGAACTAGTGTGTTCTTTTAATTAGTATATGGTTTATTAATCCTGTTTTGGTTGTGTTTTGATACTCACTATATGAGCTTCTTGTTGTTTCTTGCTGCAATATCCAGTTGCTGTCGTTTGACACCTCTCTAATTCAATGTTGTCTTTAGAAACAAACATTTGATGGTTTGTGAATTGACTGGATAGTACATTTCTGGTTCTAATACCTGTCTTGAGGAATCTCAATTGGCTTGGTGACAGTGATAAATTCtgattaatgatttgatttagtgtttcttattttgtatgGTTAAAGCTCAAATTAGGAGATGAAGATTACCTAATTGATCTTACTTTTTTCAACTTATTTAGTTGGAAAACACTGTAAAAAGCTTGTGCGAATCACAATACAGCCTAATAATTAAGTATATTAGAATggtgttcatatatatatatatatatatgaagacaTGTATGTCTGCCTTCTTGAAAGCTTATTCTCAAAATCTAAGTATTTCACCGAGGGATCGGTTTCCATACAACTCTTCCACTACCATTAATTGGTAAATTATCAAGTAAactgataattaattaataactaaacCAAGTCCAGGTTCAGTAgccatatatattttctttgataatATATTCAATTTCCTGAATATGGGAACACTATGCTCACATACCGTGATACCGCCAAGAGATGTAATGATCTTCCTTGAGGTAAAATCTCAAGAAACACTTTTGAAGAATTGTTAATAAATATCGATCACATACTTCTTCCTATTTATTTGTAacctttgaaattaaaaaaagctaAGTTCAAGGACTCGATAcccaaataattaaatgaagtcTCAACTTCGCTATTGCCCTCTACTAGTGATTTTAGTGAACTGCCCTTAATACCAAACCTGGTCAAAGCGCCAACTAAGCCACTTAATTCAATACTATCACATTCACTTTCACCTCAAATGAATTAGGGGACAAAATTCTTAACAACTACcattgcatttttctttttttctttttttcgttTTCCTTATTTTTCTAACTTCTACTTTCttgtttttagcttattttataatgaaccaatgatttatccacttttattaaaaaaaaaatcactaggACTATCATCATATTTCATATCATATAGGGGAGGGTTTTAAACTAGTGAACTCATAATTTTCTTTCTCTATTCAGACATCAACCATGTATTGAAAGAGAGCCAAACTTTCAACCTCCAACATGAGAATCAAATGCCTTAACTACTTATGATGATGGCCatgataatttttcatatataattatatattatatagattgAATTGGTGCAGTTATACTTGCAAATAAAAAACTTGATCCGACTCAGTTcagcctaatttttttttaacaatttgagTTAAAATTCAGATATATGTCCAACTAGAGCCACATAATTAAACGAAAATCTCAAAATCTTGCATCATAATCAAGGGCAAGATGATTGCTTAATtgtaaaaaattgtgaaaaattgtATGGAATCAACAATTGAACAATGCCTTATCTGATTTGCAAAGAGACATTGAACCTCCATTTAACTGAATGATTCCCAAAGCACATTGAGATCAAGATTGCCGCCGGAGATGATGATTCCAACCTTGTTGCAGTTCTTCCATGCTGCATTGTTGCGGAACTGGTTCGAAAGAACAGCTGCAAGACCGATTGCACCGCTGGGCTCTATAGCCACCTTCAGAATCTCATAACACAACTTCATTGCTTCTACAATTTCTCTATCATCAACAGTTATAATATCATCTACCAAGTCTCGGACAACAGGCCTGAACATGGACAAGACATTTGAAATATATCGTTATGACCATAAGaagtatatatacacaaatgtAGAATGATACAAAGAAGTATTAATGAGTTTAAAAACAGTTGTTCGAATCTTATAGCTTGGAAGGGAGAATAGACAAGAAGGCATTGTCAACTCTGAAAGAATATAGTAAATCAGAACCAGTGATGCATCAACAGAGTGAgaggaaaaatgaagaagaaatttgCTGAATTTTGTCGATACTACCACTCTCAGCCTTAAATTATAGGTGTTCTAATGAAGGAATATGTAAATCCATTAATTTGTCTTTAATAATGTCCAAATCCTCCTTGATACCAAAGACAATATGAAATTTTCTTCTAAAACCCAAAATAGGAAACAAAGAATTGGCAAATGTCAATAAGTACAAATATAAGTAGGAGATACAATGGAATTTCAATTTACCAAGTTAGATCTCCGAGGAAAGCTCGAAGGCCATCAGCGATGGTGTTGGTATGTGGTAGTGTTACAATTCTTCCAGCTGCCTTGGATTGAGCAGCATCATCGGCGCCTTTAGGCTCAGCGGCCACAATTCGAATAGAAGGTTTGATTGCCTTGGCACCCAGTGTCACCCCAGAGATTAAACCACCTCCTGAACCAGCAACTTCGATGAGAAAATAATGTCGAATAAAAATAAGAACTTAAGAAATTGATCAGTGCAAAAGTACAAACCACTAATGGGGACAATTATCAAATCAATTTCAGGAATTTGCTCTAGGAGCTCAAGGGATATGGTACCCTGCCCACTGCAAtactagaaaacaattaatgtggattttttgtatttttaacaAACCGAAACATTTttagcagaaaaataaagagcgtactaacaaattaaaaactatCATCCCAGAAAACTTTGGACAAGCTGAACAAAAATTACCTTATAATGCGCTTATCATTGAATGGGTGAACTAAAACAGCACCTGTCTCTTGTTGTACTTTACTTGCAACGGCCTCCCTTGATTGAACTGTAGTTTCACTCCAAATTATCTGACCTCCATAGCGCTTGACATTGTCAACCTTACATTTTGGGGCATTTTTTGGTATAACAATATAAGCAGGAATCCCACGTAGTTTTGCAGCCAAGGACAATGCCGCAGCATGATTGCCACTACATGAAACATCaaattcctatgtttttctatCCAAGATATTAACCAATACATTGCAAAAAGGACCAGCATTTCCATCTAACATAAGTGATTAAAATCGAGGATGATGAACCTGCTGTGTGTAACAACCCCTTTAGCAACTTGATCATCTTCAAGTGAAAGTACTGCATTCGTAGCACCTCTAATTTTAAAAGCTCCTCTACAAAGCAAAGTAAAATAATTCTCAATGTTGTGGTGTGATAAATTGTGTTATTGTGAAATTGTATGAAATTTCTTCTGAAATGGTTTGAGGCTCTAACCCTTTTTGGAAACATTCacatttgaaaaaaagttgCTTCCCAGCGAGAGAATCTAAAGACCCTGAAGTAAGGACCGGAGTGCGATGAATATAGGGGCCAATGCGGCGGTgagcttctttaattgatacgATATCAGCTGCATATGTGATTTGGTCCTTTTCATCCATTAGAGCTATTTCCTAACTATAAGCACAGATGGAAAAGTCAATGGTACATCAATCTGGAGTAGAAACTTTAGAACTTTAGAATCTTCATTTACTATGTGATAAAAAAACTGACATATGCTAATGATAAAGTTTCTGTTTGATGAAGTAGCCAAAAGCTAATCTTGATTAAGctaaatattaccaaaaaataCCGATAATAAAACTGAATGCCATCTGCAGTCAGATACAAATTCAccagaaaaaaaatccaacagaATAGCTCATTGGGCAATTCTCCCACATAGCAATGTGAGCACAAAAATTGATTGTCACTTGTGACGCACACGAAATCCAAGAACAGACACAAATTGCAaacatttgcatataaatagaCCATgcattatttcaattattatgaCACACTTAAAGTTCAAAATCAACAACTATGCTTGGAAACAGATCTTaccacaaaatagaaaaaaaaaataaaaataaaaataaaataaaataaacacagaAGTGAGAAGCATAGATATATTCCAACAAGGCTAATTAATCCACTacattgagacttagtcattaAAACTACAATGGATCCCATAAGAACATTTTTCTGttttatattgtaaaaaaaatcagaagaacACTCAAACCATGATCATTCCCTCTACCAATTTCCACCGCTGCCCACACCTCATAACATCAAGGAGTAggaaaaaatatacattttcaGCAATAAATTCctcaaaataattaacatgatcaTAAAACAGTAAAAAATATTGGTTCACTCAAAACCATTCAtcacacagaaaaaaaaaaaagaatgcaaaaaagaaaTATACCAGCTCAAACACAAACTAACATTCCCAACATCATCTTGAACCATGCAAAGCTTGACCATACAACATCCACATCATTGCAAAAGCATAAACAAATTTAACTCAAATAAACTGTCACCTGACTAagttaccaaaaacaaaaaagggaaATTCAAAACCTCAGAGTGAGAGATATAACAGCATGCAAACTCTAGTCTAAGAAGACAATATAATCATAAGGGAATTCCAAACTAGGGTTTTCAGACAGACATACAGAGCTTGGAAGAGGTGCATACCACACCAAGAAAATGAAGGACCTTCCAATGGAATGAT is a window from the Dioscorea cayenensis subsp. rotundata cultivar TDr96_F1 chromosome 2, TDr96_F1_v2_PseudoChromosome.rev07_lg8_w22 25.fasta, whole genome shotgun sequence genome containing:
- the LOC120270550 gene encoding serine racemase: MDEKDQITYAADIVSIKEAHRRIGPYIHRTPVLTSGSLDSLAGKQLFFKCECFQKGGAFKIRGATNAVLSLEDDQVAKGVVTHSSGNHAAALSLAAKLRGIPAYIVIPKNAPKCKVDNVKRYGGQIIWSETTVQSREAVASKVQQETGAVLVHPFNDKRIISGQGTISLELLEQIPEIDLIIVPISGGGLISGVTLGAKAIKPSIRIVAAEPKGADDAAQSKAAGRIVTLPHTNTIADGLRAFLGDLTWPVVRDLVDDIITVDDREIVEAMKLCYEILKVAIEPSGAIGLAAVLSNQFRNNAAWKNCNKVGIIISGGNLDLNVLWESFS